The following proteins are co-located in the Bremerella cremea genome:
- a CDS encoding chemotaxis protein CheW: protein MSATKTSRAKACELQLATFYVGDLLLALPIDYVQEINRNLDLTEVPHAPEHVRGVINLRGDVATVIDLRRILGFSPAEVAPQSRNLIVRSGGESIGLWVDQIADIITVSSDEIGPAPANVSGVEGRFFKGVYRTETDIVVLLDTGEALSVE from the coding sequence ATGAGTGCTACTAAAACAAGCCGAGCCAAAGCATGCGAACTGCAACTCGCGACCTTTTACGTTGGCGACCTGCTGTTGGCATTGCCCATAGATTACGTGCAAGAGATCAACCGTAATTTGGATCTCACGGAAGTTCCTCACGCGCCTGAGCATGTACGTGGTGTCATTAACTTGCGTGGTGATGTGGCAACGGTAATCGATTTACGACGCATCCTAGGTTTCTCACCGGCTGAGGTTGCCCCGCAAAGTCGGAACTTGATTGTTCGTTCCGGCGGCGAGTCGATTGGCCTGTGGGTGGATCAGATCGCAGACATTATCACGGTTTCTAGCGATGAAATCGGCCCGGCACCCGCTAACGTGTCAGGCGTCGAAGGGCGATTCTTCAAGGGCGTTTATCGCACGGAAACCGACATTGTCGTACTGTTAGACACCGGCGAAGCGTTGTCGGTTGAATAA
- a CDS encoding chemotaxis protein CheW — MSFDDPALLAEFVTESREHLADVEGQLLEIESSGADIDVDLVNQVFRAIHSIKGAAGFMGLTRINELAHALENILGKMRTKELAPNSVIVDVMLKASDALSGLINDVENSNDVDVSLHIERLNEINEGSCETAAAKATEEIASKPAAPVAVEPSVPASPASPEREATPEAATPTRTAHVESSIRVPVGVLDRLMNLAGELVLGRNQLLQTVSNNEGNGMQAVAARMDQVTSELQEAIMQTRMQPIGNVFNKFPRVVRDLSAKLGKQCQVVMEGGEVEVDKTIIEAIGDPLTHMVRNSVDHGVEMPEQRMKNAKEPTGTITLRAYHQAGKVRIDICDDGGGIDTKRLKEKAVSKGIVTAERAAQMSERDAVWLIFHPGFSMAEKISDVSGRGVGMDVVRTNIEKIGGAVDIESKLGKGTTIQITLPLTLAIIPSMLIRSHGRRFAIPQVNIVELVRVRASEANQRISKVKGAHVLRLRGALLPLVELDGVLDFGEAGIGLGFGEKARQIVVVESGQFRYGLVVDEIDDSEEIVVKPLGKHLKSCTCLAGATILGDGHVAPILDVSGIAAKSDLRTHEQEKQKAGASEEAMSKGERQSLLMFTNAPNEQFAIPMSLISRIERIRSDQIDMVGGQELLQYRGTSLPLLVIEQFIKAQPRPEMDHVHVVVFQIQGREIGLIAADLNDILDISVEIDGSTFREPGVAGSIVVDDKTVRMLDLYELALASHPKWFEDKPKIHAHVEEKPYSILLVEDSSFFRKQAKEYLVSEGFHVVDVEDGQVGWETLISGEEDIDLVITDIEMPRMNGFELTRKIKTDSTLQVLPVIALTSLASDEDQQTGREAGVDDYQIKMNRERVMASVWRLLTQNGRSRTNSTAVAEGCLS, encoded by the coding sequence ATGTCGTTTGATGATCCGGCACTACTGGCCGAGTTTGTTACTGAATCTCGAGAACATCTCGCAGATGTCGAAGGGCAATTGCTCGAAATCGAATCTAGTGGGGCGGATATCGATGTTGACTTAGTGAACCAAGTGTTCCGTGCGATCCACTCGATCAAAGGAGCTGCCGGGTTCATGGGGCTAACTCGAATCAACGAATTAGCCCACGCGCTTGAGAACATTCTCGGCAAAATGCGGACGAAGGAGTTGGCACCCAATTCGGTCATCGTTGACGTGATGCTCAAAGCATCTGACGCCTTGTCAGGGCTGATCAACGATGTGGAAAACTCCAACGATGTCGATGTCTCCTTACATATAGAGCGTTTAAACGAAATCAACGAGGGCTCTTGCGAGACTGCCGCTGCTAAGGCAACCGAAGAAATCGCGAGCAAGCCAGCAGCGCCAGTGGCCGTAGAGCCAAGTGTGCCAGCGTCACCAGCGTCGCCAGAAAGAGAAGCTACGCCGGAAGCTGCTACACCCACGCGAACCGCGCATGTGGAATCGAGTATTCGCGTGCCGGTGGGAGTGTTAGACCGCTTAATGAACTTGGCGGGCGAACTCGTGCTCGGTCGAAATCAATTACTGCAAACGGTCAGCAATAACGAAGGCAACGGCATGCAAGCAGTTGCGGCCCGCATGGACCAAGTCACCAGCGAACTGCAAGAGGCCATCATGCAGACACGCATGCAGCCGATTGGCAACGTGTTCAACAAGTTCCCGCGCGTGGTTCGTGATCTTTCGGCCAAACTTGGTAAGCAGTGCCAAGTGGTCATGGAAGGTGGCGAAGTCGAGGTCGACAAGACAATCATCGAAGCGATCGGTGACCCTCTGACTCACATGGTCCGCAACTCGGTCGACCATGGCGTCGAAATGCCTGAACAGCGGATGAAAAACGCGAAGGAGCCAACCGGGACGATTACCTTACGAGCCTACCATCAAGCAGGAAAAGTGCGGATTGATATCTGCGACGATGGGGGAGGAATCGACACGAAGCGACTCAAAGAAAAAGCGGTCAGCAAAGGCATTGTTACCGCCGAACGTGCCGCACAGATGTCGGAACGAGATGCCGTGTGGTTGATTTTTCATCCTGGCTTTTCGATGGCCGAAAAGATCAGCGATGTCAGTGGGCGCGGCGTGGGGATGGATGTCGTCCGTACTAACATTGAAAAGATCGGCGGGGCGGTCGATATCGAATCGAAGTTGGGCAAGGGAACCACCATTCAGATCACGCTACCGCTGACGTTGGCGATTATTCCTTCCATGCTGATCCGAAGCCACGGACGACGATTCGCGATTCCTCAGGTCAACATCGTGGAACTTGTTCGCGTGCGAGCCAGTGAAGCAAATCAGCGGATAAGCAAAGTGAAGGGAGCTCACGTTCTGCGACTTCGCGGGGCATTGCTTCCCTTGGTGGAACTGGATGGTGTGCTCGATTTCGGTGAGGCTGGCATCGGCCTGGGCTTTGGAGAAAAGGCACGCCAGATCGTCGTCGTCGAAAGTGGTCAGTTCCGCTATGGACTTGTGGTTGATGAAATCGACGATTCAGAAGAAATCGTGGTGAAACCGTTAGGAAAACACCTTAAATCGTGTACCTGCCTAGCCGGAGCAACGATCCTTGGCGATGGCCATGTGGCACCGATTCTCGATGTTTCAGGTATCGCCGCCAAGAGCGATCTACGCACACACGAGCAGGAAAAACAGAAAGCCGGCGCCTCAGAAGAAGCGATGAGCAAGGGCGAACGTCAATCCTTGCTCATGTTCACGAATGCTCCGAACGAGCAGTTCGCGATACCCATGAGCTTGATTTCTCGCATTGAACGTATTCGTTCCGACCAGATCGACATGGTGGGTGGCCAGGAACTGTTACAGTATCGTGGCACTTCCTTGCCGCTGTTGGTCATCGAACAATTTATCAAAGCTCAGCCACGACCAGAAATGGACCATGTTCATGTGGTTGTCTTCCAAATTCAAGGAAGAGAGATCGGGCTGATTGCTGCTGACTTGAATGATATCCTCGATATCTCGGTCGAGATCGATGGAAGCACGTTCCGAGAACCTGGCGTCGCCGGTTCGATCGTTGTCGACGATAAGACCGTGCGAATGCTTGACCTGTACGAGTTGGCTCTCGCTTCGCATCCCAAGTGGTTCGAGGACAAGCCTAAAATTCACGCCCATGTCGAAGAGAAACCTTATAGCATTCTGCTAGTTGAAGATTCTTCCTTCTTCCGCAAACAGGCCAAAGAGTATTTGGTGTCTGAAGGCTTCCATGTGGTGGATGTCGAAGATGGCCAGGTTGGCTGGGAAACCTTGATCTCGGGTGAAGAAGATATCGACCTGGTGATCACCGATATTGAAATGCCGCGGATGAACGGTTTCGAGTTGACCCGCAAGATTAAAACCGACTCGACTTTGCAAGTTCTGCCGGTGATCGCATTGACCTCGCTAGCCAGTGACGAAGATCAGCAGACCGGTCGAGAAGCAGGCGTGGATGACTATCAAATCAAGATGAATCGCGAACGTGTTATGGCTTCCGTTTGGCGGTTGCTAACCCAAAACGGTCGTAGTCGAACGAATTCAACCGCTGTCGCCGAAGGATGCCTATCATGA